A genomic segment from Nocardiopsis sp. Huas11 encodes:
- the wecB gene encoding non-hydrolyzing UDP-N-acetylglucosamine 2-epimerase translates to MATSAPLGSQDTGIVHVVGARPNFVKAAPVVSALRGRGAHQSVVHTGQHYDDRMSAVFFRDLGLPTPDVDLGVGSGSHAVQTAALMVGLEKEFTERRPGMVVVYGDVNSTVAAALVAAKLGIPVAHVEAGLRSFDNTMPEEVNRRVTDQLSDLCFATSPEAIGHLASEGVSTDRVHLVGNPMIDTLLANLDRFDADALRARLGLPERYVAATLHRPANVDDPDTAALLARRLHEIADQVDVVMPVHPRGKAAFERAGLGDHPRVHLLEPLGYLDFVALVRGSAAVVTDSGGVQEETTVLGVPCLTLRPNTERPVTITHGTNQLVTEADLLQTVTKVLHGQTPERVGSTPPLWDGHAGERIATILTQWSR, encoded by the coding sequence GTGGCAACGAGCGCCCCCCTTGGTAGCCAGGACACCGGGATCGTGCACGTCGTCGGCGCGCGCCCCAACTTCGTCAAGGCCGCGCCCGTCGTCTCCGCCCTGCGCGGGCGAGGGGCCCACCAGTCGGTCGTCCACACCGGGCAGCACTACGACGACCGGATGTCGGCCGTGTTCTTCCGCGACCTGGGCCTGCCCACGCCGGACGTCGACCTCGGGGTGGGATCGGGCTCGCACGCCGTGCAGACCGCCGCCCTCATGGTCGGGCTGGAGAAGGAGTTCACCGAGCGCCGGCCCGGCATGGTGGTCGTCTACGGTGACGTCAACTCCACCGTGGCCGCCGCCCTGGTCGCCGCCAAGCTGGGCATCCCGGTGGCCCACGTGGAGGCCGGACTGCGCTCCTTCGACAACACGATGCCCGAGGAGGTCAACCGGCGAGTCACCGACCAGCTGAGCGACCTCTGCTTCGCCACGAGCCCCGAGGCCATCGGCCACCTGGCCTCCGAGGGCGTCTCGACCGACCGCGTCCACCTGGTCGGCAACCCCATGATCGACACCCTGCTGGCCAACCTCGACCGGTTCGACGCCGACGCCCTGCGCGCGCGACTCGGCCTGCCCGAGCGCTACGTCGCCGCCACGCTGCACCGGCCCGCCAACGTCGACGACCCCGACACGGCCGCCCTGCTGGCCAGGCGGCTGCACGAGATCGCCGACCAGGTCGACGTCGTCATGCCGGTCCACCCCCGCGGCAAGGCCGCCTTCGAACGCGCCGGACTCGGCGACCATCCACGGGTGCACCTGCTGGAGCCCCTCGGCTACCTCGACTTCGTCGCCCTCGTCCGCGGCTCCGCGGCCGTGGTCACCGACTCCGGCGGCGTCCAGGAGGAGACCACCGTCCTCGGCGTGCCCTGCCTGACCCTGCGCCCCAACACCGAGCGGCCCGTCACCATCACCCACGGGACCAACCAGCTCGTCACCGAGGCCGACCTCCTCCAGACCGTCACCAAGGTCCTGCACGGCCAGACCCCCGAGCGCGTCGGCAGCACCCCGCCCCTGTGGGACGGGCACGCCGGAGAGCGCATCGCCACCATCCTCACCCAGTGGTCCAGGTGA
- a CDS encoding glycosyltransferase family 4 protein encodes MAWRHLRADPARLPLLALRLLPGPARRAVRAAASRCGGLARAYALWDRGRREDARASVLSAARGASPRRVGRLVAACLAAGDADTARALVSRIPEGRFRDAAEYRTAVATGRAVPVSSSPDHHGITLTRDARTPPDDTVNAGRPPVPAGERWRVADDPGSPGAGLRVLHLVTNALPSTNAGYTQRTHKIAVAQREAGMDVHVVTRAGFPLTKGVRDARTVVRLDGVTYHRLIPWRAPADAAEELVVGVRMASKLVEAVRPDVLHAASNHHNARLALELGRRHGLPVVYEARGFLEESWLSRDPSRSVEDAFYQAERANETACMLAADLVVTLGETMRADIEARGVARERLLVVPNAVEASFLDPLPSGTEVREGLGIGTEDFVVGTTTSFFGYEGLEVLVDAVALMRERGDRVHALLVGDGPELPVLRDRARTLGLDGAVHFPGRVPADRVRAHHAALDVFVVPRRDERVCRLVTPLKPVEAMAGGLPVVASDLPALREIVEPGVTGELIPAGESAGLADALTKLAYSRERRISYGRAGRSKVGADRTWTEAAYRYNQAYRILIRTLSGPGQNP; translated from the coding sequence TTGGCCTGGCGACACCTGAGGGCCGATCCCGCCCGTCTGCCGCTGCTCGCGCTGCGGCTGCTGCCCGGCCCCGCCCGGCGTGCGGTGCGGGCCGCGGCCTCCCGGTGTGGGGGCCTCGCCCGCGCCTACGCCCTGTGGGACCGGGGGCGTCGCGAGGACGCCCGCGCGTCGGTCCTGTCCGCGGCACGAGGTGCCTCCCCCCGCCGGGTCGGCCGTCTCGTGGCGGCCTGCCTGGCCGCGGGAGACGCCGACACCGCCCGCGCTCTGGTGAGCCGGATTCCGGAGGGGCGCTTCCGGGATGCCGCGGAGTACCGGACGGCCGTGGCCACCGGACGTGCCGTCCCCGTGTCCTCGTCGCCCGACCATCACGGAATCACGTTAACCCGCGATGCCCGAACGCCGCCCGACGACACGGTGAACGCTGGGCGACCGCCCGTACCGGCAGGTGAACGGTGGCGTGTGGCGGACGATCCGGGGTCTCCGGGGGCGGGATTGCGCGTACTCCACCTCGTCACCAACGCGCTCCCGTCGACCAACGCGGGGTACACCCAGCGCACGCACAAGATCGCGGTCGCCCAGCGCGAGGCCGGCATGGACGTGCACGTGGTCACCAGGGCGGGGTTCCCGCTGACCAAGGGCGTACGCGACGCGCGCACCGTGGTCCGCCTGGACGGCGTCACCTACCACCGCCTCATCCCGTGGCGGGCTCCGGCCGACGCGGCCGAGGAGCTCGTGGTGGGCGTGCGCATGGCGTCGAAGCTGGTCGAGGCGGTGCGCCCGGACGTGCTGCACGCCGCCAGCAACCACCACAACGCCCGTCTGGCCCTGGAACTGGGGCGGCGCCACGGCCTGCCGGTCGTGTACGAGGCCCGGGGCTTCCTGGAGGAGTCGTGGCTCTCGCGCGACCCGTCCAGGAGTGTCGAGGACGCCTTCTACCAGGCCGAACGCGCCAACGAGACGGCCTGCATGCTGGCCGCCGACCTGGTGGTGACGCTGGGCGAGACGATGCGCGCCGACATCGAGGCGCGGGGGGTCGCCCGCGAGCGGCTGCTGGTCGTGCCCAACGCGGTGGAGGCGTCGTTCCTGGACCCGCTGCCCTCGGGCACGGAGGTCCGCGAGGGCCTGGGCATCGGCACGGAGGACTTCGTGGTGGGCACCACGACCAGCTTCTTCGGCTACGAGGGCCTGGAGGTCCTGGTGGACGCGGTCGCGCTGATGCGCGAACGCGGCGATCGGGTGCACGCCCTGCTCGTGGGCGACGGCCCAGAACTGCCGGTCCTGCGCGACCGCGCGCGGACGCTGGGGCTCGACGGCGCCGTGCACTTCCCCGGCCGGGTCCCCGCCGACCGGGTGCGCGCCCACCACGCGGCCCTGGACGTGTTCGTCGTGCCGCGCAGGGACGAGCGGGTGTGCCGTCTGGTGACGCCGCTCAAGCCGGTGGAGGCGATGGCCGGGGGACTTCCCGTGGTCGCCAGTGACCTACCGGCATTGCGAGAGATCGTGGAACCTGGAGTGACCGGCGAGTTAATTCCGGCGGGCGAATCGGCAGGTCTCGCCGATGCTCTGACAAAACTCGCCTACAGTCGGGAAAGGCGGATCTCCTACGGCCGAGCAGGCCGGAGCAAGGTCGGTGCCGACCGCACCTGGACCGAGGCCGCATACCGCTACAACCAGGCGTATCGGATTCTTATCCGGACATTGTCCGGACCAGGCCAGAATCCTTGA
- a CDS encoding nucleotide sugar dehydrogenase — MDAAASKPAKAIIPEQSSGGAVSDLVVLGLGYVGLPLAAEAVSAGLKVTGLDLSERVVSGLQRAVSHVDDLSGEDVASMLERGFTATADPACLATARTIVICVPTPLSPEGGPDLGAVTSASRTIAGHLRPGTLVILESTTYPGTTEEVVRPILEESGLVAGADFHLAFSPERIDPGNPTFGVANTPKVVGGLTPECGEAAAAFYGHFVNTVVRARGTREAEMAKLLENTYRHVNIALVNEMAIFCQELGVDLWDSIAAAATKPFGFQAFYPGPGVGGHCIPIDPNYLSYKVKTLGYPFRFVELAQEINGRMPSYVTQRAQELLNESGLALSRSKVLLLGVTYKADIADQRESPARPVARKLAAKGATLTYHDPHVETWEVDGVDVPRSTDLDQALADADLTILLTDHAEYRPKRLAEYARLLLDTRGVLRRAEPETDASVPAQGRDHVLREGLQVL, encoded by the coding sequence GTGGATGCCGCAGCCTCCAAACCAGCCAAAGCCATCATTCCCGAGCAGTCGTCCGGCGGTGCCGTCAGCGACCTCGTCGTCCTGGGACTCGGCTACGTCGGCCTGCCTCTGGCGGCCGAGGCCGTCTCCGCGGGGCTCAAGGTGACCGGCCTCGACCTGAGCGAGCGCGTCGTCTCCGGACTGCAGCGGGCCGTCTCCCACGTGGACGACCTCTCCGGCGAGGACGTGGCCTCCATGCTGGAACGCGGATTCACCGCGACGGCGGACCCGGCGTGCCTCGCCACGGCCCGCACCATCGTGATCTGCGTGCCCACCCCGCTCTCACCGGAGGGCGGCCCGGACCTGGGCGCGGTCACCTCCGCGTCCCGGACCATCGCGGGCCACCTGCGCCCCGGCACCCTGGTGATCCTGGAGTCGACGACCTACCCCGGTACCACCGAGGAGGTCGTGCGCCCGATCCTGGAGGAGTCCGGACTGGTGGCCGGAGCCGACTTCCACCTGGCCTTCTCCCCCGAGCGCATCGACCCGGGCAACCCGACCTTCGGCGTGGCCAACACCCCGAAGGTCGTCGGGGGGCTCACGCCCGAGTGCGGGGAGGCCGCCGCGGCCTTCTACGGCCACTTCGTGAACACGGTCGTGCGCGCCCGGGGCACCCGCGAGGCCGAGATGGCCAAGCTCCTGGAGAACACCTACCGCCACGTCAACATCGCACTCGTCAACGAGATGGCCATCTTCTGCCAGGAGCTGGGCGTGGACCTGTGGGACTCCATCGCGGCGGCGGCCACCAAGCCGTTCGGCTTCCAGGCGTTCTACCCCGGTCCGGGCGTGGGCGGGCACTGCATCCCCATCGACCCCAACTACCTCTCCTACAAGGTCAAGACCCTCGGCTACCCGTTCCGGTTCGTCGAGCTGGCCCAGGAGATCAACGGGCGCATGCCGTCCTACGTCACGCAGCGGGCGCAGGAGCTGCTCAACGAGTCGGGTCTGGCCCTGTCGCGGTCCAAGGTGCTGCTGCTCGGCGTCACCTACAAGGCCGACATCGCCGACCAGCGCGAGTCGCCGGCCCGCCCGGTGGCGCGGAAGCTGGCGGCCAAGGGCGCCACGCTCACCTACCACGACCCGCACGTGGAGACCTGGGAGGTCGACGGGGTGGACGTGCCCCGCTCCACCGACCTGGACCAGGCCCTGGCCGACGCCGACCTGACCATCCTGCTCACCGACCACGCGGAGTACCGCCCCAAGCGGCTGGCGGAGTACGCGCGGCTGCTGCTGGACACCCGCGGCGTGCTGCGCCGCGCCGAGCCCGAGACCGACGCGTCGGTGCCCGCCCAGGGCCGCGACCACGTCCTGCGCGAGGGCCTTCAGGTCCTCTGA
- a CDS encoding glycosyltransferase: MHALVATVVHHPEDARILHRQIRALLDVGHTVTYVAPFRECGVTPWGELRAIDVPRATGRERMASLRAARAVLAEHAPQADLLLFHDPELLLALPSRRPVTVWDVHEDTAAALLTKPWVPRPLRRPLGLVVRSFERRAERRMKLLLAEEGYRSRFRRQHPVVPNTTEVPETPTRAPGDDRVVYLGHVSMARGARELVELGRALRPHGVRLDVIGGADVRVRPMLREAQQADDLHWYGFVPNDRALRMCAGATAGISMLHDTPNYRHSMPTKVVEYMAHGLPVVTTANPMAEALVTGRPEGHAGRVVPFGDVEAAAEAVLELRGDEGLRREMARTGHEIAQTSFHWPVQARLFVKQLEEWVAEASPTPSVPRPRSRPQLVQRERRHTRSAREISS, translated from the coding sequence ATGCACGCGCTCGTGGCCACGGTTGTGCACCACCCCGAGGACGCGCGGATCCTGCACCGACAGATCCGCGCACTGCTGGACGTGGGTCACACGGTGACCTACGTGGCGCCCTTCCGCGAGTGCGGGGTGACCCCCTGGGGCGAACTGCGCGCGATCGACGTGCCCCGTGCCACGGGACGCGAGCGGATGGCCTCGCTGCGGGCGGCGCGCGCCGTGCTCGCCGAACACGCCCCCCAGGCCGACCTCCTGCTCTTCCACGACCCCGAGCTGCTGCTGGCCCTGCCGTCCCGCCGGCCCGTGACCGTGTGGGACGTGCACGAGGACACGGCGGCCGCGCTGCTCACCAAGCCGTGGGTCCCCCGGCCGCTGCGCCGTCCGCTGGGCCTGGTGGTCCGCTCCTTCGAGCGGCGCGCCGAGCGGCGGATGAAGCTGCTGCTGGCCGAGGAGGGCTACCGCTCGCGGTTCCGCCGCCAGCACCCCGTGGTGCCCAACACGACCGAGGTGCCCGAGACCCCGACGCGCGCGCCCGGTGACGACCGCGTGGTCTACCTGGGTCACGTGTCCATGGCGCGCGGCGCCCGGGAGCTGGTGGAACTCGGCCGCGCGCTGCGCCCGCACGGAGTCCGGCTCGACGTCATCGGCGGCGCCGACGTCCGGGTCCGGCCGATGCTGCGCGAGGCCCAGCAGGCGGACGACCTGCACTGGTACGGGTTCGTCCCCAACGACCGGGCGCTGCGGATGTGCGCCGGAGCGACCGCCGGGATCAGCATGCTGCACGACACCCCGAACTACCGGCACTCGATGCCGACCAAGGTCGTGGAGTACATGGCCCACGGCCTGCCGGTCGTGACCACGGCCAACCCCATGGCGGAGGCGCTGGTGACGGGACGGCCGGAGGGCCACGCCGGCCGGGTGGTGCCGTTCGGCGACGTCGAGGCGGCGGCCGAGGCGGTCCTGGAACTGCGCGGCGACGAGGGCCTGCGGCGGGAGATGGCGCGCACGGGCCACGAGATCGCCCAGACGTCCTTCCACTGGCCCGTCCAGGCCCGCCTCTTCGTCAAGCAGCTGGAGGAGTGGGTGGCCGAGGCCTCCCCGACCCCGAGCGTGCCGCGGCCGCGCAGCCGCCCCCAGCTGGTGCAACGTGAGCGCCGACACACCCGCTCGGCACGGGAAATATCTTCCTAG
- a CDS encoding malonic semialdehyde reductase, with the protein MTQLALDKVAQDLLFRDARTANTFTDEPVTDEQVRAIQDLVKYGPTAMNSQPLRVTVVRSPEARERLVRHMAGNNAPKTATAPLTLVLSADTDYHQHMDRTFPVVPGVGGALAANADKREADARFNALLQIGYLIVGVRAAGLAAGPMTGFDAEGVRTELFGADSPLRPLVVMNIGRPGPDAWFDRLPRLEHDEVVTEI; encoded by the coding sequence ATGACGCAGCTGGCACTCGACAAGGTCGCCCAGGACCTGTTGTTCCGTGACGCCCGTACCGCGAACACCTTCACCGACGAGCCGGTGACCGATGAGCAGGTACGCGCCATCCAGGACCTGGTCAAGTACGGTCCGACGGCCATGAACAGCCAGCCGCTGCGCGTGACGGTCGTCCGCTCCCCCGAGGCCCGCGAGCGCCTGGTCCGCCACATGGCGGGCAACAACGCCCCGAAGACGGCCACCGCACCGCTCACCCTGGTGCTGTCCGCCGACACCGACTACCACCAGCACATGGACCGCACGTTCCCAGTCGTCCCGGGCGTCGGTGGCGCACTCGCCGCCAACGCGGACAAGCGCGAGGCGGACGCCCGGTTCAACGCGCTCCTGCAGATCGGCTACCTGATCGTGGGCGTGCGCGCGGCCGGGCTGGCGGCCGGCCCGATGACGGGCTTCGACGCCGAGGGCGTGCGCACCGAACTCTTCGGCGCGGACTCTCCGCTGCGCCCGCTCGTGGTGATGAACATCGGCCGTCCCGGACCGGACGCCTGGTTCGACCGGCTCCCCCGCCTGGAGCATGACGAGGTCGTCACCGAGATCTGA
- a CDS encoding glycosyltransferase family 2 protein, whose amino-acid sequence MPGTSKPTLSCVLLTMGNRPAELRRAITSVFEQKDADVEVVVVGNGADLPEMPEGVRTVRLPENVGIPEGRNHGVRATEGDIVLFLDDDGWYRSTDLARHVRERFAAEPSLGALSFRIADPDGGPDQRRHVPRLRVGDSRKSSVVTTFLGGACAIRRSAFEAGGGLPGEFFYAHEETDLAWRIMDAGFTIEYDADAVMYHPAVAPTRHENFYRLNARNRVWLARRNLPWPLAFAYLGTWVAMTLLRERDRKALRSWFGGFREGWREDAGPRTPIRWSTAWRMTRAGRPPII is encoded by the coding sequence TTGCCCGGTACCAGCAAGCCCACCCTGTCCTGTGTCCTGCTCACCATGGGCAATCGTCCGGCGGAGCTGCGCCGCGCGATCACCAGTGTGTTCGAGCAAAAGGACGCGGACGTCGAGGTCGTGGTGGTCGGCAACGGCGCGGACCTGCCGGAGATGCCCGAGGGCGTGCGGACGGTGCGGCTGCCGGAGAACGTGGGCATCCCCGAGGGGCGCAACCACGGGGTGCGGGCCACCGAGGGCGACATCGTCCTCTTCCTCGACGACGACGGCTGGTACCGCTCCACCGACCTGGCCCGGCACGTGCGCGAGCGCTTCGCCGCCGAGCCGTCCCTGGGCGCCCTGTCGTTCCGCATCGCCGACCCCGACGGCGGCCCTGACCAGCGGCGCCACGTGCCCCGGCTGCGGGTGGGCGACTCGCGCAAGTCGAGCGTGGTGACCACGTTCCTGGGCGGCGCCTGCGCGATCCGCCGTTCGGCGTTCGAGGCCGGCGGCGGCCTGCCCGGCGAGTTCTTCTACGCCCACGAGGAGACCGACCTCGCCTGGCGGATCATGGACGCGGGCTTCACCATCGAGTACGACGCCGACGCGGTGATGTACCACCCGGCGGTGGCGCCCACGCGGCACGAGAACTTCTACCGGCTCAACGCCCGCAACCGGGTGTGGCTGGCCCGCCGCAACCTGCCGTGGCCGCTGGCCTTCGCCTACCTGGGCACCTGGGTGGCCATGACCCTGCTGCGCGAGCGCGACCGCAAGGCGCTGCGCTCCTGGTTCGGCGGGTTCCGCGAGGGCTGGCGTGAGGACGCCGGGCCGCGCACGCCGATCCGCTGGTCCACCGCGTGGCGGATGACCCGCGCCGGCCGTCCGCCGATCATCTGA
- a CDS encoding CDP-alcohol phosphatidyltransferase family protein translates to MSKPSVAEVRAGGQPAGIKERVNEEHWAGRLYMRDLSPYLSTVFVRLRVPPNPITYLMMVFGVLSGIVVAFGGVWSAVLAALFIQIYLLLDCSDGEVARYTGRTSVAGIYLDRIGHYVSEIALLIGLGVRAQGEWEAGGWVILGMAAALGVALIKAETDNVVVARAKAGLPEKITEAAMRPRSSGLSLARRLASALKVHRVIQAVELSLLIVVAAIVDAFLGDLAATRVLVVACAFVGVVMSFAHFVSVLASRRLE, encoded by the coding sequence ATGTCGAAGCCTTCGGTCGCTGAGGTCCGCGCGGGCGGTCAGCCCGCGGGGATCAAGGAGCGGGTGAACGAGGAGCACTGGGCGGGCCGGCTCTACATGCGGGACCTCTCCCCGTACCTGAGCACGGTGTTCGTCCGGCTCCGCGTTCCCCCGAACCCGATCACCTACCTGATGATGGTGTTCGGCGTGCTCTCCGGGATCGTCGTGGCCTTCGGCGGCGTGTGGTCGGCGGTCCTGGCCGCGCTGTTCATCCAGATCTACCTGCTGCTGGACTGCTCCGACGGCGAGGTGGCCCGGTACACCGGGCGCACCAGCGTCGCGGGGATCTACCTGGACCGCATCGGCCACTACGTGTCCGAGATCGCGCTGCTCATCGGCCTGGGCGTGCGCGCCCAGGGCGAGTGGGAGGCGGGCGGCTGGGTGATCCTGGGCATGGCCGCCGCGCTCGGTGTCGCGCTGATCAAGGCCGAGACCGACAACGTGGTCGTCGCCAGGGCCAAGGCCGGGCTGCCGGAGAAGATCACCGAGGCGGCGATGCGCCCGCGCTCGTCCGGGCTGAGCCTGGCCCGCCGCCTGGCCTCGGCGCTCAAGGTGCACCGGGTCATCCAGGCGGTCGAGCTGTCGCTGCTCATCGTGGTGGCGGCGATCGTCGACGCCTTCCTGGGCGACCTGGCGGCCACCCGTGTGCTGGTGGTCGCGTGCGCCTTCGTCGGCGTGGTGATGAGCTTCGCCCACTTCGTGAGCGTGCTGGCCTCCCGCCGCCTCGAATAA
- a CDS encoding iron-containing alcohol dehydrogenase family protein, which produces MLPSPLAIDVRRGAIASLGTVLADRRIATEGRIAVAVGPGQGAQIAADLDLPQSEVFQVEEGTVDAATELGKKLRSGAYEAVAGIGGGKTIDVTKFAATMAGIPMVAVATNLAHDGIASPVSSLEHEGGKPSIGVTMPIAVVIDVDYVQAAPPHLVRSGIGDVVSNISAIEDWELAGRENGEPVDGMAVTFARVAAEAVLHRPDSIESDAFLTVLAEGLVLSGMAMSVAGSSRPASGACHEILHAVTQLYPGTSNHGELAGLGALYASFLRVRHLGWSQSRLEEIRACLVRHQLPMLPSDVGLSQEEFVRAVAHAPGTRPGRYTILEHLNLSEDEIGRSVADYVEAFGR; this is translated from the coding sequence ATGCTGCCCTCCCCGCTGGCGATCGACGTCCGCCGCGGGGCCATCGCCTCCCTGGGGACGGTGCTCGCCGACCGGCGCATCGCCACCGAGGGACGCATCGCCGTGGCGGTCGGCCCGGGCCAGGGCGCCCAGATCGCGGCCGACCTCGACCTGCCGCAGAGCGAGGTCTTCCAGGTCGAGGAGGGCACGGTCGACGCGGCGACCGAGCTCGGCAAGAAGCTGCGCTCGGGCGCCTACGAGGCGGTCGCGGGCATCGGCGGCGGCAAGACCATCGACGTCACCAAGTTCGCCGCCACCATGGCGGGCATCCCCATGGTCGCCGTGGCCACGAACCTGGCCCACGACGGCATCGCCTCGCCGGTCAGCTCCCTGGAGCACGAGGGCGGCAAGCCCTCCATCGGCGTGACCATGCCCATCGCCGTGGTCATCGACGTCGACTACGTCCAGGCGGCCCCGCCGCACCTGGTCCGCTCCGGCATCGGCGACGTCGTCAGCAACATCTCCGCCATCGAGGACTGGGAGCTGGCGGGCCGCGAGAACGGCGAGCCGGTCGACGGCATGGCCGTCACCTTCGCGCGCGTGGCCGCCGAGGCCGTGCTGCACCGCCCGGACTCCATCGAGTCGGACGCCTTCCTCACGGTGCTCGCCGAGGGCCTGGTCCTGTCGGGCATGGCGATGTCGGTGGCCGGTTCGAGCCGTCCCGCCAGCGGTGCCTGCCACGAGATCCTGCACGCGGTCACCCAGCTCTACCCGGGCACCAGCAACCACGGCGAGCTCGCCGGGCTCGGCGCGCTCTACGCGTCGTTCCTGCGGGTGCGCCACCTCGGGTGGTCGCAGAGCCGGCTGGAGGAGATCCGGGCCTGCCTGGTCCGCCACCAGCTGCCCATGCTGCCCTCGGACGTGGGCCTGTCCCAGGAGGAGTTCGTGCGGGCCGTCGCCCACGCGCCGGGCACCCGTCCCGGGCGCTACACGATCCTGGAACACCTGAACCTCTCCGAGGACGAGATCGGGCGGAGTGTCGCGGACTATGTCGAAGCCTTCGGTCGCTGA
- a CDS encoding sugar phosphate nucleotidyltransferase — MLGMVLAAGAGRRLRPYTDTLPKALVPVDGETTIMDISLRNLAAAGLKDVVVVVGYRAEAVEERKEALERRHGVNLTLCYNDKAEEWNNAYSLWTAREFFSEGVLLVNGDTVHPVSVEETLLGARGPELLLAVDNVKSLADEEMKVTLDEGGHVSTITKLMDPATAAGEYIGATLIESTLDARLADALKATWERDPQLYYEDGYQELVNRGEKVAVAPIGKVDWVEVDNHDDLAKAREIACRY; from the coding sequence ATGCTCGGAATGGTTCTCGCCGCAGGCGCCGGGCGCCGCCTGCGCCCGTACACCGACACCCTGCCCAAGGCCCTGGTGCCCGTCGACGGCGAGACGACCATCATGGACATCTCGCTGCGCAACCTGGCCGCCGCCGGCCTCAAGGACGTCGTCGTCGTGGTCGGATACCGCGCGGAGGCCGTCGAGGAGCGCAAGGAGGCGCTGGAGCGCCGCCACGGCGTCAACCTCACCCTGTGCTACAACGACAAGGCCGAGGAGTGGAACAACGCCTACTCCCTCTGGACCGCGCGCGAGTTCTTCTCCGAGGGCGTCCTCCTCGTGAACGGTGACACGGTTCACCCCGTGAGCGTCGAGGAAACGCTACTCGGCGCAAGGGGACCGGAGCTCCTCCTCGCGGTGGACAACGTGAAAAGCCTCGCTGACGAAGAGATGAAGGTGACCCTCGACGAGGGCGGCCACGTCAGCACCATCACCAAGCTGATGGACCCCGCCACCGCCGCGGGCGAGTACATCGGCGCCACGCTCATCGAGAGCACCCTGGACGCCCGTCTGGCCGACGCCCTCAAGGCCACCTGGGAGCGGGACCCCCAGCTGTACTACGAGGACGGCTACCAGGAGCTGGTCAACCGCGGCGAGAAGGTCGCCGTGGCGCCGATCGGCAAGGTCGACTGGGTCGAGGTCGACAACCACGACGACCTGGCCAAGGCAAGGGAGATCGCGTGCCGCTACTAG
- a CDS encoding DUF5941 domain-containing protein yields the protein MGTLLGRIAPGAVPPLMTALTGLLVVGTLLVAGRGQLSGITLFAPVAALLLSGLASGHPHDGPYDWLVPPVLRVTEYAYLAVLGLASGVPGPLVFVLLVAVVCHHRDDVSRSAVGVIRPAWVRAAALGWDGRMLVIAIGGASHALALGYGVLAAYLWVLLVREAVRTWSATEVTDVRTSATTIPSGGAADQGDPRITRPGHGDGGQPAAGTNGEA from the coding sequence ATGGGAACGCTGCTCGGCCGGATCGCCCCCGGCGCCGTGCCACCGCTGATGACCGCGCTGACCGGCCTTCTGGTGGTGGGGACGCTCCTCGTGGCGGGACGGGGGCAGCTGTCAGGCATTACCCTGTTCGCACCGGTCGCTGCCCTGCTACTGTCCGGTTTGGCCTCGGGTCACCCCCACGACGGACCGTACGACTGGCTCGTACCGCCTGTCCTGCGGGTCACCGAGTACGCCTATCTGGCCGTTCTGGGGCTGGCGTCCGGTGTACCCGGTCCCTTGGTGTTCGTACTCTTGGTTGCGGTCGTCTGCCACCACCGCGACGACGTCTCGCGTTCCGCGGTCGGTGTCATCCGGCCCGCATGGGTGCGCGCGGCCGCGCTCGGTTGGGACGGCCGCATGCTCGTCATCGCGATCGGCGGCGCGTCGCACGCCCTGGCCCTCGGCTACGGCGTCCTCGCCGCGTACCTCTGGGTGCTCCTCGTCCGCGAGGCCGTACGCACCTGGAGCGCGACGGAAGTGACCGACGTGCGCACCAGCGCCACCACCATCCCCAGTGGTGGCGCCGCGGACCAGGGAGATCCACGGATCACCCGGCCCGGCCACGGGGACGGGGGCCAACCGGCCGCCGGAACGAACGGGGAGGCGTGA